In Raphanus sativus cultivar WK10039 chromosome 5, ASM80110v3, whole genome shotgun sequence, the following proteins share a genomic window:
- the LOC108856150 gene encoding DNA replication licensing factor MCM5: MSGWDEGAVYYSDQPQFPEGGDAATVSPHAVMTKFKEFIRTFEIGQNCFPYREALLDNPKRLLVHLEDLLSFDSDLPSLIRSAPADFLPVFEKAAGEVLAGLRMREANETGEMEEPTPSDVQILLTSREDPVSMRLLGAQYISKLVKISGISIAASRVKAKATYVFLVCKNCRKTREVPCRPGLGGAIVPRSCDHVPQPGEEPCPLDPWMVVPDRSQYVDQQTLKLQENPEDVPTGELPRNMLLSVDRHLVQLIVPGTRLTVMGIYSIFQASSSSNSHKGAVAIRQPYIRVVGLEDTNEASSRGPANFTPDEEEEFKKFAASQDVYSNICTKIAPSIFGHNDVKRAVACLLFGGSRKSLPDGVKLRGDINVLLLGDPSTAKSQFLKFVEKTAPIAVYTSGKGSSAAGLTASVIRDSSTREFYLEGGAMVLADGGVVCIDEFDKMRPEDRVAIHEAMEQQTISIAKAGITTVLNSRTSVLAAANPPSGRYDDLKTAQDNIDLQTTILSRFDLIFIVKDSRNFDQDKEIASHIIRVHASADKVTDENTDSKEDNWLKRYIQYCRSRCHPRLTESAAMKLQQYYVTIREDMKRSAHETGEAAPIPITVRQLEAIVRLSESLAKMRLSHDATEDDVEKAYKLFKTATMDAAKSGINQQINITSEMAKEIKQAETQIKRRMGIGARLSERRLIEDLARMGMNESMVRRALLIMHQRGEVEYQRERRSIVRKA, translated from the exons ATGTCAGGGTGGGACGAAGGAGCAGTATACTACAGCGACCAGCCGCAGTTCCCGGAGGGCGGAGACGCCGCCACCGTCAGTCCCCATGCGGTCATGACGAAATTCAAGGAGTTCATAAGAACCTTCGAGATAGGGCAGAACTGTTTCCCTTACAGGGAAGCCTTGCTCGATAACCCTAAGAGACTCCTTGTCCACCTCGAAGATCTCCTCTCCTTCGATTCCGATCTCCCTTCCCTCATCCGCTCCGCTCCTGCCGATTTTCTCCCCGTC TTCGAGAAAGCAGCAGGTGAAGTGCTGGCGGGATTGAGAAtgagggaagctaatgagacGGGGGAAATGGAGGAGCCTACGCCAAGCGATGTGCAGATTTTGCTCACTTCAAGGGAGGATCCTGTGTCTATGAGATTACTTGGG GCTCAGTACATCTCGAAGCTGGTGAAGATCTCTGGGATAAGCATTGCAGCTTCCAGGGTGAAGGCGAAGGCGACTTATGTGTTTTTAGTATGCAAGAATTGTAGGAAAACTAGGGAAGTTCCGTGTCGTCCTGGCCTCGGTGGGGCCATTGTTCCTCGCTCCTGTGATCATGTTCCTCAG CCTGGAGAAGAACCTTGTCCTCTTGATCCCTGGATGGTGGTTCCTGATAGGAGCCAGTATGTTGATCAACAGACGTTAAAGCTACAGGAGAACCCTGAG GATGTTCCTACTGGAGAGCTTCCAAGAAATATGCTTCTCTCAGTTGATCGGCATCTTGTTCAGTTAATTGTACCTGGAACCAGATTGACTGTAATGGGTATCTACAGCATTTTCCaagcctcttcttcttctaactc GCATAAAGGAGCAGTTGCAATTCGGCAGCCTTACATCAGAGTTGTTGGATTAGAAGACACGAATGAGGCCAGTTCCCGTGGACCTGCCAACTTTACTCCTGACGAA GAGGAGGAATTCAAAAAATTTGCTGCTAGTCAAGATGTTTACAGCAACATCTGCACCAAGATCGCGCCTTCTATCTTTGGTCACAATGACGTGAAGAGAGCAGTGGCGTGTCTTCTCTTTGGAGGATCAAGAAAG AGCCTACCAGATGGAGTGAAACTAAGAGGTGATATCAATGTTTTGCTTCTAGGAGACCCATCAACTGCAAAATCGCAG TTTCTAAAATTTGTGGAGAAGACGGCTCCAATTGCGGTTTACACATCAGGAAAGGGTTCGTCAGCTGCTGGACTCACTGCTTCTGTGATTAGAGATAGCAGCACA CGCGAGTTCTATCTTGAAGGCGGTGCTATGGTTTTGGCTGATGGAGGCGTTGTGTGTATTGATGAATTTGACAAGATGAGACCGGAAGATAG AGTTGCTATTCATGAAGCAATGGAGCAGCAGACCATCTCCATTGCAAAAGCTGGAATAACAACTGTCCTAAACTCTAGAACCTCGGTTCTTGCGGCTGCTAACCCGCCCTCTGGTCGATATGATGATCTTAAG ACTGCACAGGATAACATTGATTTGCAGACGACAATTCTTTCTAGATTTGATCTTATCTTCATTGTCAAGGACAGCAGGAATTTTGACCAAGACAAA GAAATAGCCAGCCATATTATAAGGGTTCATGCATCTGCAGACAAAGTTACAGATGAAAACACAGATTCTAAGGAAGATAATTGGCTCAAGAG GTATATACAATACTGTCGATCAAGATGTCATCCCCGTCTGACAGAATCCGCAGCTATGAAGCTGCAGCAGTATTATGTCACGATCAGAGAG GATATGAAGAGAAGTGCACATGAAACAGGAGAGGCTGCCCCAATACCTATCACAGTCAGACAACTCGAAGCTATTGTCAGACTGAGTGAGTCGCTTGCAAAAATGAGACT GTCACACGACGCCACAGAAGATGATGTAGAAAAAGCTTATAAACTTTTCAAAACCGCAACAATGGATGCAGCAAAGTCAGGGATAAATCAACAGATTAACATAACAAGCGAGATGGCGAAGGAGATAAAG CAAGCGGAAACACAGATCAAGAGAAGAATGGGGATCGGGGCAAGGTTATCAGAGAGAAGACTTATTGAGGATTTGGCTAGAATGGGAATGAACGAGTCAATG GTGAGGAGAGCTCTGTTGATAATGCATCAGAGAGGTGAAGTTGAGTACCAGCGAGAGAGACGTTCCATTGTCCGCAAAGCTTGA
- the LOC108860382 gene encoding ATPase 6, plasma membrane-type, which produces MAADISWEEIKNENVDLEKIPVDEVFQQLKCSREGLSSEEGRNRLQIFGANKLEEKVENKFLKFLGFMWNPLSWVMEAAAIMAIVLANGDGRPPDWQDFVGIMCLLIINSTISFIEENNAGNAAAALMANLAPKAKVLRDGKWGEQEAAMLVPGDLISIKLGDIVPADSRLLEGDPLKIDQSALTGESLPATKYPGDEVFSGSTCKQGEIEAVVIATGVHTFFGKAAHLVDSTNNVGHFQTVLTAIGNFCICSIAIGMLIEIIVMYPIQHRKYRDGIDNLLVLLIGGIPIAMPTVLSVTMAIGSHRLSQQGAITKRMTAIEEMAGMDVLCSDKTGTLTLNKLTVDKNLIEVFCKNADKDTVILLSARASRVENQDAIDACIVNMLGDPKEARAGITEVHFLPFNPVEKRTAITYIDGSGDWHRCSKGAPEQIISLCELKGEALKRAHDIIDKFAERGLRSLGVGRQTVPEKDKESPGTPWEFVGLLPLFDPPRHDSAETIRRALDLGVNVKMITGDQLAIGKETGRRLGMGTNMYPSSSLLENKDDATGGVPVDELIEKADGFAGVFPEHKYEIVRRLQEKKHIVGMTGDGVNDAPALKKADIGIAVDDATDAARSASDIVLTEPGLSVIISAVLTSRAIFQRMKNYTIYAVSITIRIVLGFMLVALIWEFDFSPFMVLIIAILNDGTIMTISKDRVKPSPIPDSWKLKEIFATGVVLGTYMALITVLFFWLAHDTDFFPEKFGVRSLKGQPEELIAVLYLQVSIISQALIFVTRSRSWSFVERPGFLLLIAFLIAQLAATLIAAYAHWEFARIKGCGWGWCGVIWIYSIITYIPLDVLKFITRYILTGKAWNNMIENRTAFTTKKDYGRGEREAQWALAQRTLHGLKPPESMFEDKATFTELSEIAEQAKKRAEVARLREVHTLKGHVESVVKLKGLDIDNLNQHYTV; this is translated from the exons ATGGCTGCTGATATCTCATGGGAAGAAATAAAAAACGAGAACGTTGATCTT GAGAAGATTCCGGTGGACGAAGTGTTCCAACAGCTAAAATGCTCAAGGGAAGGTCTGTCATCAGAGGAAGGAAGAAACAGGCTGCAGATCTTTGGGGCCAACAAACTGGAAGAGAAAGTAGAAAACAAGTTCCTAAAGTTCCTAGGGTTTATGTGGAACCCACTCTCGTGGGTGATGGAAGCAGCAGCAATCATGGCGATCGTGTTGGCAAACGGTGACGGAAGACCACCGGATTGGCAAGACTTTGTTGGGATCATGTGTCTGCTCATTATAAACTCCACAATCAGTTTCATCGAAGAGAACAATGCAGGTAACGCAGCAGCTGCTCTCATGGCCAACCTTGCACCTAAAGCAAAGGTATTGAGAGATGGCAAATGGGGGGAGCAAGAAGCTGCGATGCTGGTGCCTGGTGACTTGATCAGCATTAAGTTGGGTGACATTGTTCCTGCGGATTCTCGTCTCCTCGAAGGTGATCCTTTAAAAATCGACCAGTCTGCACTCACCGGTGAATCTCTCCCAGCCACTAAGTATCCGGGAGACGAGGTCTTCTCCGGTTCAACCTGTAAACAGGGTGAGATCGAGGCTGTTGTCATCGCCACCGGTGTGCATACCTTCTTTGGCAAGGCAGCTCACCTCGTTGACAGTACTAACAACGTTGGCCACTTCCAAACG GTCCTAACCGCGATTGGTAATTTCTGTATCTGCTCAATCGCGATAGGAATGTTGATTGAGATAATAGTAATGTATCCAATCCAGCATAGGAAGTACAGAGATGGAATCGACAATCTTCTTGTCCTTCTCATTGGAGGTATCCCAATTGCTATGCCAACCGTGTTGTCTGTCACAATGGCTATTGGATCTCATAGGTTGTCTCAGCAAGGCGCCATCACAAAAAGAATGACCGCCATTGAGGAAATGGCTGGCATGGACGTTCTCTGCAGCGACAAAACCGGCACCCTCACTCTCAACAAACTAACCGTTGACAAGAACTTGATTGAG GTATTCTGTAAAAACGCGGACAAAGATACAGTGATACTACTCTCAGCAAGAGCTTCAAGAGTGGAGAATCAAGACGCTATCGATGCATGCATCGTGAACATGCTGGGCGATCCAAAAGAGGCGAGAGCCGGAATAACCGAAGTGCATTTCTTGCCATTCAACCCCGTCGAGAAACGTACCGCGATCACGTACATTGACGGCAGTGGAGACTGGCACAGATGCAGCAAAGGTGCTCCCGAACAGATTATCTCTCTCTGTGAACTCAAAGGAGAGGCTCTGAAACGAGCGCACGACATCATCGACAAGTTTGCCGAGCGTGGACTTCGTTCTCTCGGTGTCGGACGCCAGACGGTCCCTGAAAAGGACAAAGAAAGCCCCGGGACTCCTTGGGAGTTCGTTGGTCTTCTCCCGCTCTTTGACCCTCCGAGGCACGACAGTGCGGAGACCATCAGACGTGCGCTTGATCTTGGTGTGAACGTTAAGATGATCACGGGAGACCAGTTGGCGATTGGTAAAGAAACTGGTCGTAGGCTTGGGATGGGAACTAACATGTATCCTTCCTCTTCTTTGCTCGAAAACAAAGATGATGCTACCGGTGGAGTTCCCGTGGATGAGCTCATTGAGAAGGCTGATGGATTTGCTGGAGTCTTTCCTG AGCACAAGTACGAGATTGTAAGAAGACTCCAAGAAAAGAAGCATATAGTTGGAATGACCGGGGACGGTGTGAACGACGCACCAGCACTGAAAAAAGCAGACATCGGTATAGCGGTGGATGACGCAACTGATGCGGCGAGAAGCGCTTCGGATATAGTCTTGACCGAGCCTGGTCTCAGTGTGATCATCAGTGCGGTGCTCACCAGCCGAGCTATCTTCCAGCGGATGAAGAACTACACGATCTATGCGGTTTCCATCACCATTCGTATCGTCCTAGGCTTCATGCTTGTGGCTCTCATTTGGGAGTTTGACTTTTCTCCCTTCATGGTTCTCATTATTGCCATCCTTAACGACGGGACCATCATGACCATTTCAAAAGACAGAGTCAAGCCTTCTCCGATTCCTGATTCGTGGAAGCTTAAAGAGATCTTTGCTACTGGTGTTGTTCTTGGAACATACATGGCTCTCATTACCGTCCTGTTCTTCTGGCTTGCTCATGACACTGACTTCTTCccg GAGAAATTTGGAGTGAGATCACTAAAAGGCCAACCAGAGGAGTTAATAGCAGTTTTGTATTTGCAAGTCAGTATAATTAGTCAAGCACTAATCTTTGTGACACGATCAAGGAGCTGGTCCTTTGTGGAACGACCTGGATTCCTTCTTCTTATTGCATTCCTTATTGCTCAACTG GCTGCAACCTTAATAGCTGCTTACGCACATTGGGAATTTGCGAGAATTAAAGGGTGCGGATGGGGATGGTGTGGAGTCATCTGGATTTACAGTATCATCACATACATTCCTCTTGACGTCCTCAAGTTCATCACCCGCTACATCCTCACTGGCAAAGCTTGGAATAACATGATCGAGAATAGG ACTGCATTCACAACCAAGAAAGACTATGGAAGGGGAGAAAGAGAGGCCCAATGGGCTCTAGCTCAACGTACACTCCATGGACTTAAACCCCCGGAGTCAATGTTTGAAGACAAGGCAACCTTCACCGAGCTTTCTGAGATCGCTGAACAGGCTAAAAAGCGTGCTGAAGTCGCAAG GCTAAGAGAAGTGCACACTCTCAAAGGCCACGTGGAGTCTGTCGTAAAGCTTAAGGGCCTTGACATTGATAATCTCAACCAGCACTACACCGTCTAA